A genome region from Streptomyces pratensis includes the following:
- a CDS encoding glucosyl-3-phosphoglycerate synthase, producing MLEEVERWLTRRSWSAADRPLDRLTAARARDPHRSSVSVVLPALNEEATVGAIVAEIRRELMEDVRLVDELVVIDSGSTDDTAGEARRAGARVVHRDAILPRIPALPGKGEVLWRSLLVTSGEIVCFVDADLKDFSADFVSGIVGPLLTDPSVQFVKAMYDRPLGGTAGQGGRVTELVARPLLNLHWPRLAGFVQPLGGEYAVRRSLLEQLPFPVGYGVELGLLVDALHTVGLDALAQVDVGVRKHRHQDGQALGRMAAAIYRTAQLRLSRGPLVRPEITQFERGPGGFVPHTHAVDTEERPPMRDIAEYASHRAA from the coding sequence GTGCTGGAAGAGGTGGAACGCTGGCTGACCAGGCGTTCCTGGTCAGCTGCCGACCGCCCGCTCGACCGTCTCACGGCCGCGCGGGCGAGGGATCCGCACCGTTCGAGCGTGAGCGTCGTCCTGCCCGCGCTGAACGAGGAGGCTACGGTCGGCGCGATCGTCGCGGAGATCCGGCGCGAGCTGATGGAGGACGTCCGGCTGGTCGACGAGCTGGTGGTGATCGACTCCGGATCGACCGACGACACCGCCGGGGAAGCACGGCGGGCAGGCGCCAGGGTCGTGCACCGGGACGCGATACTCCCCCGGATCCCCGCCCTCCCCGGCAAGGGCGAGGTCCTGTGGCGGTCACTGCTGGTGACCAGCGGCGAGATCGTCTGCTTCGTCGACGCGGACCTCAAGGACTTCTCCGCGGACTTCGTGTCCGGCATCGTCGGCCCGCTGCTGACCGACCCCTCGGTGCAGTTCGTGAAGGCCATGTACGACCGGCCCCTGGGCGGAACAGCAGGCCAGGGCGGCCGGGTGACCGAGCTGGTGGCCCGCCCGCTCCTCAATCTGCACTGGCCGCGACTGGCCGGCTTCGTCCAGCCGCTGGGCGGCGAATACGCGGTGCGGCGCTCCCTGCTCGAACAACTCCCCTTCCCGGTCGGTTACGGAGTGGAGCTGGGCCTGCTCGTCGACGCACTGCACACGGTCGGCCTGGACGCGCTGGCGCAGGTGGACGTGGGAGTGCGCAAGCACCGCCACCAGGACGGCCAGGCCCTCGGCCGGATGGCGGCCGCGATCTACCGCACGGCGCAGCTGCGGCTCTCCCGGGGGCCGCTCGTAAGGCCCGAGATCACCCAGTTCGAACGCGGCCCGGGCGGCTTCGTCCCGCACACCCACGCGGTGGACACCGAGGAACGGCCGCCCATGCGGGACATCGCGGAGTACGCCTCGCACAGAGCGGCGTGA